The Romeriopsis navalis LEGE 11480 DNA window AGACAGAGGGAAAGCTCAGTTGGACTAAGGACAGTCGATCGAATCGCTCGCCCCAACAACCAACTGGCGAAGTCTTCCGGAAATTGCTCAGCTAATCGCCGACAGGTACTGTCAAAACTCATCGCTAAATTTTAAATGGCAGGGTGATGGATTTTGATCCTCCCTGAGCGTGAGATTATTGTGGCTTTTAGGGAGATGACGGGGTTTCTTGCAACACAACCCATACTAACCAGATCGATATGGCTAAACCGATCGAGCCACTAATCAAGCCCTCGTACAGTTGGAATCGTCCTTGGGTGTAGCCGATCACGTATATCCAGAGACTCAGGGGAAACAGAAGGAATATCGCCGTCCAACCGCCGGGTCGAAAGTGACCGGCTTTCCAGCTTAAACCGACATGATCAAATAGGGGGTGGGTGATGCCGATCGCCGGTAAAATCCCACTGATGATCGGCCAGCGCCAGCCAATTGCGCCCAAGATTATGGCAAAGATGAAAATCGGCAAATTATCGAGTAACAATGGGCGGTTAAACACCACCGATCGCCAGTCAGGTTTGACCTTGTGATATTCCGGTAGCCAGCCTTCTTCGAACGTGTGGAGGATGAGGGCGAAGGCGAGTAGTCCGATTGCTATATGTGAGAGATCCATAAATTATCGCGTTAGGCCACGCATCGGGCGTCCGCATCAGCCAGTCAAGTCATTTGCCTTCACAGTAGCGCATAATTTTTCTGTTCGCGCTGGCTGTGTCCCACTGGGGGAAGCGAGATAATCTTGTAAACAAGCTGTTACATTTTGTTTGAGCGTTTTGGTTGATCTGGCCTGAATCACCGCGATCATGCGACTTGTGCATCACTTTATCTTGCAAATCACATAAAAGACTGTCTTTTGCTGTGGGGATCACGCAATGTATTGTGAACGAGTTTAGAAACACACCAATATGCCGAATCGCAAACAGAATCTTGTCGTTGTTGGCAATGGCATGGTCGGGC harbors:
- a CDS encoding HXXEE domain-containing protein, which codes for MDLSHIAIGLLAFALILHTFEEGWLPEYHKVKPDWRSVVFNRPLLLDNLPIFIFAIILGAIGWRWPIISGILPAIGITHPLFDHVGLSWKAGHFRPGGWTAIFLLFPLSLWIYVIGYTQGRFQLYEGLISGSIGLAISIWLVWVVLQETPSSP